Proteins encoded by one window of Sphaerodactylus townsendi isolate TG3544 linkage group LG02, MPM_Stown_v2.3, whole genome shotgun sequence:
- the EN1 gene encoding homeobox protein engrailed-1: MEDQTDAKSLRDSAAPPAARPGSGSDGESAAVSPSPAPPSPAAPCLVSLHPHHHPHHHPHHHHPHHPPPPPPPPQPRPPPQQPPPPQPPPPPPPPPQQHRTTNFFIDNILRPDFGCKKEQLLLLAGTPAAGAGGGGGGGGGGGGGGRDRALDRGASSGRENVNPLLGRPPNPASSLLSAESPGDPDSSGTASKASPAAVPAVGTAKPPFSSSSSSSSSSSSSSSSSCSEGSGTNPAKYGERASPTILLMGSNNGGAVKSDSQQPLVWPAWVYCTRYSDRPSSGPRTRKLKKKKNEKEDKRPRTAFTAEQLQRLKAEFQANRYITEQRRQTLAQELSLNESQIKIWFQNKRAKIKKATGIKNGLALHLMAQGLYNHSTTTVQDKEESE; the protein is encoded by the exons ATGGAAGATCAGACGGACGCTAAAAGTCTCCGCGACTCGGCCGCCCCGCCGGCCGCCCGCCCCGGCAGCGGCAGCGATGGCGAGAGCGCGGCCGTCTCGCCCAGCCCGGCGCCCCCCTCGCCTGCCGCGCCTTGCCTGGTCTCGCTGCACCCGCACCACCACCCGCACCATCAcccgcaccaccaccacccgcaccacccgccgccgccgccgccgcctccccagCCGCGGCCGCCCCCCCagcagccgccgcccccccagccgccgccgccgccaccgccaccgccgcaGCAGCACCGCACCACCAACTTTTTCATCGACAACATCCTGAGGCCGGACTTTGGCTGCAAGAAAGAGCAGCTGCTGCTCCTCGCCGGGACGCCCGCCGCCGGagcgggaggagggggaggaggaggaggaggagggggtggcggCGGCCGGGACCGAGCCCTGGATCGCGGGGCCAGCTCAGGTAGAGAAAATGTCAACCCTCTGCTCGGCAGGCCCCCCAACCCGGCCTCCTCGCTCCTGAGCGCCGAGTCGCCCGGGGACCCCGACAGTTCCGGCACGGCCTCCAAAGCCAGCCCCGCCGCGGTGCCAGCGGTAGGGACGGCCAAGccccccttctcctcttcctcctcctcctcctcctcctcctcttcctcttcctcctcctcctgctcggAAGGGAGTGGAACTAACCCGGCGAAGTACGGGGAGCGCGCCAGCCCCACCATCCTGCTCATGGGCTCCAATAATGGAGGAGCGGTCAAGAGCGACTCCCAACAGCCGCTGGTATGGCCTGCCTGGGTGTACTGCACTAGGTATTCAGACAGACCATCCTCGG GTCCCCGCACGaggaagctgaagaagaagaagaacgagaAGGAGGACAAGAGGCCGCGGACGGCTTTCACGGCCGagcagctgcagagactcaaggcCGAGTTCCAGGCCAACCGCTACATCACGGAGCAGCGGCGGCAGACCCTGGCCCAGGAGCTGAGCCTCAACGAGTCGCAGATCAAGATCTGGTTCCAGAACAAGCGCGCCAAGATCAAGAAGGCCACCGGCATCAAGAACGGCCTGGCCCTCCACCTCATGGCCCAGGGACTCTACAACCATTCCACCACCACCgtccaggacaaagaggagagCGAATGA